The Methanobrevibacter sp. TLL-48-HuF1 genomic sequence TAAATTTTTGAGTCCTGTCAGTAGCTAATTCCCTATATTTTCCGCCAGTTAAACTAACTACTCTTTCATAAAGACCATACATTTTTAAAACATCTTCACCAGCACCAGATAAAAATATAGTTAATTCATGATCCTTAGCTAGTTTTTCAGCTACCTGAACAGACTCATTAAGTAAATGACCAGCTCCAGTAAATGCAAATCCTATTCTCATATTATCTAAAGTTTATGGAACCTGTAACCTTCGTTTTGTGAGAATGAATAGTGAACAGTAGTGTACTGATCCATGAATTCACGTACTTCGTCTTTAATGTTTTCTTTATCAACAGCAACTCTTTTAATGAATTCAGCTACTTCATCCATTTCTTTTTCTTTTAATCCTCTTCTGGTGATTTCCTGAGTTCCTATTCTTAAACCGGAAGGATTATCACTATCATTTACATCATCGCCAGGAAGAAGGTTTTTGTTTAAAATAACATCATTATTAGCTAAATCACGTGCAATATCACTAGCACTTCTAATATTTGAAACATTAATAGCTAATTGGTGAGATTCTGTAAATCCTAATTCTTCACATAATACATCAAATCCACGCTCATATAAGCTTTGAGCTAATGCTTTGGAATTTTTAACAATCTGTTTAGCATAGTCTTGTCCAAATTCCAACATTTCTGCAGAAGCAATTCCTAAACCAGCTAAATGGTGGAGATGGTGATTACTTACAACACCCGGAAATACTGCATTGTCAATAACTTCCTTGTTTTCTTTATGAGAAAGAATAATTCCTCCTTGTGGACCAGGGAATGATTTGTGAGTACTTCCCATCATTAAATCTGCTCCTTCCGCTATTGGTTGTTGGAATTGACCACCAGCAATAAGTCCCAAAACATGCGCTGCATCATACATGATTTTTGCTCCAACTTCATCAGCTGCTTCACGAGCTTCTTTTACAGGATGAGGGAATAAGAATAAACTTCCTCCGAAAAGAACTATTTTTGGTTTTTCTTCGAGGATTTTTTTATTCATTGCATCAATGTCAATGTTCATAACTTCTTTGTCAAAAGGCTGACTTATAGTTTTTAAACCAGCAATTCCTGCTGCACTAACTTTAGCATGGCTAATGTGTCCTCCATAAGGAACATCTAATGCCATTAATTTGTCACCATAATTAGAATAACCGAAAAATGCTGCTAAATTAGCTGTTACTCCAGAAATAGGCTGAACATTTGCATAGTCAACATTGAATAATTTTTTAGATAAGTCAATAACACGATCTTCTATTTCATCAATATACTGACATCCTTCATATAATCTTTCATGAGATTGTCCTTCTGCATATCTATGAGCTAAATCAGAAGCTACAGCCTCAGTTACATCTGAACTTGTAATATTTTCACTAGCAATGAGATTTATACTGTTTCTCATATAATTAGTGTGTTCTTTCATGATTCTTTCAAATTCTAAAACTTCGTTTTGATAATCAGTCATTTACTACACCTAAGTATCCAATTAGTATTAAAAATTAACGATACACAAATACATTATGTTTATCTTATAATATAATATTTTTGCAGTAATTATAATATAATTCAAATGTCAATAATCCACTTACCAACATCTAATTAAGGAAGTAAAATAAGTTATTAAGTGTTAAAAATAGTTTAAAATTTTAAAAAAAAAGAATTGGAGATAAAAATCTCCGCATCTATTTACCTACGTCTTCAAGAGCAGCACTGATTTGTGCCATAATTTGATCGGTTTTGAAGTGTTGTTGATCCATAGCTCCAGATGGACATGCACCTACACAGGTACCGCATCCTTTACATAATGCAGCGTTAATTTCTGCGTGAGCAGCATTGTCATCTCCA encodes the following:
- the glyA gene encoding serine hydroxymethyltransferase; translated protein: MTDYQNEVLEFERIMKEHTNYMRNSINLIASENITSSDVTEAVASDLAHRYAEGQSHERLYEGCQYIDEIEDRVIDLSKKLFNVDYANVQPISGVTANLAAFFGYSNYGDKLMALDVPYGGHISHAKVSAAGIAGLKTISQPFDKEVMNIDIDAMNKKILEEKPKIVLFGGSLFLFPHPVKEAREAADEVGAKIMYDAAHVLGLIAGGQFQQPIAEGADLMMGSTHKSFPGPQGGIILSHKENKEVIDNAVFPGVVSNHHLHHLAGLGIASAEMLEFGQDYAKQIVKNSKALAQSLYERGFDVLCEELGFTESHQLAINVSNIRSASDIARDLANNDVILNKNLLPGDDVNDSDNPSGLRIGTQEITRRGLKEKEMDEVAEFIKRVAVDKENIKDEVREFMDQYTTVHYSFSQNEGYRFHKL